TGAAAACGAGCAAGAAAAGGCAAAGATAAACTGGGAAACAATCCACCGCGACAGTGGTAGGGCCGCGGCTGGAACGCGGTGAAAGAAGGCGAAAACAGAAAGTTTAAAATGACTGCGGTCGGACCGCAGTGGGCCCGCGACCGCGATCGATCTGGAGAAGGCCAAGAAATTTTAAGGGATAAAGTGTAAAGCGTGGGAAACTTATCCTAACCCTAtataaactcaacaaactagcCCAAGTCAAGGTCAAACTTGTTTTTAGACTcaattggaggcaagaacaagtgtgagaaggtCAAGACACCATTAGAgtttttcattcttcttcttattatcattattttgtgaATTATGAATTATCTTAAGGCTTTATCTTGTTTtaccatgagtagctaaacatttAGTCTAGGGTTGATGAAACCAATTGTTAGATGAAGTTTTGACTTAGTTTTGTTATAATCGAGCCGagtttattatatgattgttcaactatgtttagtatggtgattaattgaatgggccATTGATTAATTGTGTCTAATCGCCTTGTGTTACTTGAGAAAGAATACTAGGTTAATTTGTTGTTGAACAAaaccacttttgggtaattgaagagattcattacttgaatttaaatGTGGGGTTAGAAATAACAAAACTTTGATGGGATAATTCAGAGCTTCATAAATtatcagctagagtagttcgagagaatgctctagtaaattatcgtagttGATTGAGAGATAATTGCGGTAACTCATagctcataatcctcatagagtattacgacGAGATTATAGCAAAAGAGTTAAGAATTAATCTagtaattggggaaatcaataccCTAGAtctttttaccattgaattatctttaATTTGTAATATTGTTAGTTTTAATATCATTTTACTTTAGTTAAACAAATCCCAATATTTATTGATAAAATCTTGCATCCGGGAACTGTTGAGCTTGTACTAGCATCACTAAGAGTTttaatagataggttagttccctgaggattcgactccggacttgtaaaccggattatatttgcaacgaccgctttgtcttttataaggcatagttgggtgtgatcaaattttggcgccgtttccGGGGAACTAATGGttttatttattacaacttagaagTAGTGCTAGAATTATTagtttaaatcaattttctaCGGTGTTAAATAATTTTTCATTGAAATTCTCACGTTTGAACCCTTGTGTGATttaggtgtatgcctagaaattCTTCGAGGACTGGTGAACTGCTTGAAGGACGCTCAGACCTCGAGAAAATATTTAGGGCATTAAACCATtccaacaagaagaacaaataaTTACAACAAACATACCAACTCGCAACTGAAATGGACAACAGGGAAAACATCAATGAAAATGATcgggcacctcttgtgccagacaAAGGAGTGCCAAATGAAGCagtggtggcacctcttgtgctaGAAGCTGCACTTTATGATTGGGCACATCCAACAGCTGACAACCTAGCCACCATCATTATTGTGTCCCATATACAAGTGGAGACATTCCACATCACCAACAATATGCTGCATCTTCTAAAGAATAAGGGATTGTTCTCTGGGTCACACATTGAAGACCCTCAACAACACCTGAAAAATTTTCTGGCGATTTGTGTGACCCAAAGGCAGCCAAATGTGACCCCAGAAGCCATCAAGCTGTTATTGTTCCCGTTCTCTGTGATTGGGGAAGCTCAGACTTGGCTGAATTTGCTCCCAATAAATTCCATTgccacttgggaggaattagtcaagtaGTCCTGAAAAATATTTACCCGCCCAACAAGACTGCAAGACAGATTGATGAGATATAGCAATACAAGCAGACGCCCACTGAGACCTTGCAGAAAACTTGGGAAAGATTCAAAGGGATGCTAGTGAAGTGTCCCCACCATGGTATTCCAGACCAGATGCTCGGCCAGATATTCTACATGGGGTTAGCAGACAATTTAAAAGCCAATATAGATGCTTCAGCTGGGGGTGCATTCCTGAGCAAGACATTCACAGAGTGTAAAATCCTTCTTGACAATATGGCCCAGAATTCGGGGTGGATGACGAGAAGTACGACCCTGACACCAATAGTGCATTCAGTTCCGCTTGACCCAAATAATTCATATGTAGAGAACATAGCCACACTCATGACTCAGATAAGTATACTGACAaagaagattgatgagatgggtacaaaGTAAGTGCATATCGTTGACACAACAAATGGAGGACTATGTACACATTGCATTAATCAGTCTTATGTGTGTTCATGGAGTGGAGAAGGTGACAACTGAGGGTTAATAGAGGATATGAATTATGTCAATAATTTTGGGGGTCATAGGTAAGGAGGACAACAATGGGGACCAACACCCAACTAGCAGTACAGACCGAACATGCCACAACCTGGAGGTATGCAGCCCCAAGTCCAAATGGTGCTATATCAGAGACAACAGATCTATCAACAACAATACCAGCAACAATTGACATATCAGCCACCTCATCAGCAACAGGACAGCAACATGGTAGAAATCAGGGGTATGTTGTGACAACTCATTGGAATAAATGGTAAGATGTAGGAAAAGTTGGCAGTGCATGACTCAGCAATTAAGGGTATTGAAACTCAACTGGGGCAACTGTCCATGGCCTTAAATAACCACCCCTAGGGAACATTGCAAGCCGTCACGAACATTAACCCCAAGGAGCAAAACCCAAATCAACTAATAGCAGTAAGTCTCTGGAATGGGAGAGATTTAGACAAGGAGCAAGAAGTTGCTCAATCCAGAAGGGAGACTACACTAGCCACTCCAGTTCTATTAGAGATAGATGAATCAACAGAACTCAGTGAAGTGGTGGTTGAACAGGCTCAGGTTGATAAGGGTAAAGctaaagaaagtgaataagttgcaGAACAGGTGGTACCTCTTGTGCCACAAAATTCCAACAAAGAACGGCCAGAAAGCAGTGGAGAAAGAGTGATGCCTACACCATTCCCTCAGAGACtggcaaaacaaaagaaagaagatcaATATATGAAATTCATGGAGATGCTTTATCAGAATCAATTGAATATTCCTCTGATGGATGCTTTGAGGGAAATGCCAGGCTATGCAAAGATGATGAAGAACCTGATATCACGGAAATTTGACTTTCAGGACCTATCCACAATAACTCTGACACAGACATGCAGCGTGGTAGTGACAAGACCCATGGCTCAAAAGATGTATGATCTAGGTAGCTTCACTATTCCGTGCACTATTTGGAGTTACGCTTTTGCAAAAGCATTGTGTGAGTTAGGATCATGCATCAACTTGATGCCTTTTGCAATATATACAAAACTGAGCATTGGTAGAGCTAGACCGACTTCAATTTAGTTGTAACTGGCTGACCGCACAGTTAAAAGATCGACGTGGATTCTTGATGATGTGTTGATACAAGTGGAAAAGTTTGTATTCCCTACAAACTTTGTTATTCTGGACTTCCAGGTAGATGATGAGATACCCATCATTCTAGGGAGGCCATTCTTAGCCACTAGAAGAGCATTGATTGGTTGTGAAACTGGGGAACTAAAAATGAGGTTGAATGATGAAGAAGTAATATTCAACGTCAACAATCCATGAGGAGACCTAGTGAATATGCAAATTGCTCACTAGTGGAAGCTGTGGATGTGATCCCATTTGAAGAAGATAAGACCCTGAATGCCAAAGATCCATTGGTAGCTTGCTTGAcaaatttagaagagatggatggtGAAGAGTTGGCAGAGTGGTTCATGGCACTCGAATGCAAAGGATTCTGGAAGAGGGAGCTTCAGTTCGAGCCCCATTATTTAGAAAAGAGAGCTACACCACCTACAAAACCATCAATAGAGGAACCACCATAGCTGGTGCTGAAACCGCTTCCAGCCcacctcaggtatgctttcttgggTCCCAATTCTACGTTGCTTGTTATTATATCATCTAGTTTGCTAGTTGTGCAGGTAGAACAATTACTGCAGGTGTTGCAGGAATGCAAAAATGTCATTggttggaccatggcagacataaagggtattAGCCAGCCTTCTGCATGCACAAGATTCATATAGAagaagggcacaaaccttccagagaacatcaatgAAGGTTGAACCCAAATATGAAAGAGGTAGTTAAAAAGGAGGTAATAAAGTGGCTAGACGTGGGCATCATCTTTCCTATCTCTACAGCAATTGGGTAGGCCCTGTCCAGTGTGTATCGAAAAAGGGTGGAATAATAGTTgtacaaaatgagaaaaatgagttgatctcaactcTTACAGTCACAGGGTGGCGGATTTGCATGGATTACAGGAAATTAAACGCAGTCAACTAAAAGGACCATTTCCCCTAGCCCTCCATTGACCAGATGTTGGACAGGTTAGCTGAGGGATCCCAtatttgtttcttggatggatacTCAGGGTACAATTAGATTTCAATAGCCccggaagatagagagaaaatgtCCTTCGCATGTCTGTATGGCATttttgcctttcggagaatgccctTTGGACTTTGCAATGCACCGGCCACATTTCAGCAGTGTATGTTAGCCATTTTTACCGACATGGTCGAAGACATTATGGAGGTGTTTATGAATGATTTATCTATAGTAGGGGATTCATTCAAAGATTGTCTTCACAACCTTAAAAGAGTGCTCAAACGATGTGTAGAGACAAATTTGGTGTTGAACTGTGagaagtgtcattttatggtacaaaAAGGAATAGTGTTGGGGCGTAGAGTGTCCAAAAAGTGGATTGAAGTAGaccatgcaaaatttgatgtgaTTGAGAAGCTCCCAGCACCTACTTTAGTGAAAGAAGTGAGAAATTTCGTTGGGCGCGCCAGATTCACAGgcggttcatcaaggatttttcaaaaattgctaaccccttatGTAAGCTACTTGAAAAAGACTAGCACTTTATGTTTTTTGATTATTGCAGGctagcatttgaggagctgaagaagatATTTGTGACCGCACTcatcattgttgcacccaactAGGAGCAACCATTCGAGTTGATGTGAGACACCAGTGATTATGCTATAGGTGCTGTTTTAGGGCAGCGCAAGGAGAAAATTatgcacccaatttactatgcaagTAGGACGCTTAGTGGTGCACAGCTGAACTACACGGTCACGGAAAAGGAAATGTTCGTTGTAGTATTTTCCTTCGATAAATTCAGGTAATACCTGATTGGCTCAAAAGTTATTGTTTATACTAACCATGCAGCCATTAGGTACTTGATAGCAAAGAAGGAGCCAAAGCCCAGCTTGATTCGTTGGGTTCTATTGCTACAAGAATTTGACCTGGAGATTCCTGACCGAAAGGGGACAGacaaccaagtggcagaccacctcTCGAGGTTGGAAGGGGCAGAAAAGAGAACAGAGGTTGAAGATATCATTGAGACATTCCCGGAGGAGCAATTACTTGCTGTGACAATGGGGGAGGCAccatggtatgctgatattgctaattaCTTAGCATGTGATATTATACCTCATGATCTctcctcaattcaaaagaaaaacttttaccGTGATTGTCGGgcgtattattgggatgaacctctattgttcaaaatatgtgttgataacatgatccggcagtgtatccccgagaaagatcaacttctgttttgtaggcttgccatgcttcgctatatggtggacactttggaggaattcGGACAGAAGCAATGGTACTGGAATTAGGCCTATATTGGCCTATATTGatcaaggatgcccatgcttgggTCAAAAGttatgatgaatgtcaaaggaTGGGCAACATATCCTGTCGTCATAAGATGCCAATGACCACAATccaagaggtggaagtgtttgacATGTAGGGGATCGACTTCATCGGGCCTTTCGTCAGCTCATATGTTAACAAGTATATACTGGTTGCCGTTGACTAtgtctctaaatgggttgaagcagttgCTTTCCCAACCAATGATGCGAAAGGGGTGACCAGTTtcctaaagaaaaatatcttcatatGTTTTGTCAACCCCCGAGCCATAATTAGTGATGGTGgctctcatttttgcaatagagcattTGCACGCCTGTTGGAGAAGTATGGAGTTCACCACAAGGTAGACTAATTATACCACCCACAAATAAGCGGGCAGGTGGAAGTGTCCAATAGGAAAATCAAAAGTGTCCTCTCAAAAATAGTGAATGcaacaagaactgattgggcaaagaagctggatgatgcattgtgggcataccgcacaGCCTTCAAAACTCCAATTTGTATTTCACCATACAAATTGGTATTTGGAAAGGCATGCCACCTTCCGGTTGAGCTTGAATACAAAGCACTATGGGCATTGCAGCAGTTGAATTTGGATATGGAGACAGCAGTCACCAGTAGAAACACTAGGCTTCATGAGCTCAAGGAATTCAGGTTCTAGGCATTTGAGAGTGCTAGActatacaaagaaaggatgaaactcatgcatgataagcacatcttgAACCGAAACTTCAAACCCGGATatctagtgttgttatacaactcgagattgaGATTGTTTCCAGGTAAGTTGAAGTCCCGATGGTCAGGACCCTTCAGAGTGGTGCAAATGTTCTTAAGTGGAGCTGTAGAGATTGAATCAGAATATGGGACAAATAAGTTCACAGTGAATGGGCAAAGGCTGAAACACTACCTTGGCATGGTCGAAGAAAAAGGGGATAAAGTGGTAATAACATTGGAAGAGCCCCAGTATGCGAATAAGGAGTGATGATCATAGCTTGTGTCgcgtcgcgacgttaaatcaggcactgcgtaggaggcaacccatgttttcttttgtttctctattttttttatggTGTACTTGATGTGTATGAAACTAACCCTTTTATTAATGTATAGGCCGAGATTGGTGCATATTGGGAAAAGTCGGGGTCAAGAACCAACTCCGGAAAggttaaaaaatgagagagaaaaaAGCCTGTGATAGcgaccgcggtggaaccgcggctcGGGCGCGGAATTTTCGACATATTCTGTTTCTGGGCCACCGCGACTGTGTTGGGACCACGGCACGGGTGCGGTAGTTTTCGagattcttttttgtttttctttttcaccgCGACCATGGTCGGGACGCGGATCGGGCGCGGTGAATCACAACCATTTTGCTGCCCAGGTAAGTTGTaattagattttttttcttttcttttctttttctcttctaaacccactaaaaataaaacctaaaccccccccccccccaccccccacttCCCCCACTCCTCTTCTTACTCTAAATCCCTAACCCCAcgccccttcttcttcttcttcccatctCTCACAAACCCATTTATCTcccacatacacacacacacactttcgACTCCCTCCTCCTTAACCTCCATTACACTCCAACTCTACAAGAACCAGGTATATCATGATTtccttctctcttcttctctccTTCTCTTTTGCAATTTTAATATTTGAGTTGTTGTAGTATCTATAGttaaatttttgattttcttttcttccttttagtTGGTAATGTATAGAATGTAGTAGAGAAGGGCATGGTGTTGTTGTGTGAAAGTCATTGTGGTAGGGTGGAGTTTTGAAGTGATTGTGGTTGATTTAGGGGTAGAGTTTGTACTTCCATTGGATAAGAGATTAAAACACAGTCCCATGCACACCGGGTGCTTGTGAAATTGCCCCAATTGAGCTATAGTGGCTAATGTGACTATGGtggtggtgaagtctgagtaaccacccaGGGTTCACACAACTCAAACCCTCACTAATAGTAGCCCTTGTTTTGTCAGGTACAATGCATCAATCAAGGAAAAGACATGCCATAGGTTCCTTCGCTAGTGGGCCGGGATGTTCATCCAGAGCTAGAACTCAGGCTAGTTCAAGCCAGTTTGACCCCACTCGGTTTGTCTCCAAAGAGGCTCAAGATAGGTTTAATGCAAAGACATCCAAGAAGCTGCTGCCTGAAGTACACATTGATAGGCAAGCCTTGCGAGTTGAATGCCCAAGTATCTATGAAGAATTAAGGAGGTGTTAGCTGGACATCTTCTTTAATGAACCAGAAGAGGGCAATGTACTTATGGTAAGGGAATTTTATGCGAACTTCCCGAACCATGTTGATAGGGTTTTCACGGTACCAAATACCCCGGTGGATGCGTCTCTTGAGGCTATCCACCGAGTGTACAGGTTGCCGATCTTCACTGGAGAGATGGATTATTACCAAGATTATCAATGCCCACATGTCTGGTGGAAACCAATTGTTGAAACAATCTGTGTGGCTAGCCGAGATCCAATATGGATAAAGCTTAGAATTACCCTAAACTCCCAATCTCTCACTTGGGAAGCTAAGTTCTAGCTAACAATCATCAACAACCATTTGCTTCCATCCAGCAACACTACAGATATTAATGGGCCAAGAGCAGTGACAATTTATATTTTGTAACCCACCACAATTTTGATGTGGCCCAACTCATTCAGGATGAAATGTTCATTCGATCCCCGGAAGTACTCAAAGGGTTCTACTTCCCTTCCCTGGTCACCAAGTTGTGTCGTGCTTCACGAGTTCTTGAAAATCCCATAGTAGATGGGAAGTTGCCATTAAAAGCCCCATTCAAGGCTAGAAAATCACAGTTGGGAAAGAGCAAGCTGTggcggatgatgatgatgagggagCTATGCATGCTGCCGTCCCACCGGGACAGATTAATGATGAGGCGGGCCCATCACAGGCTCGCTGGAGTACCCGAATGACTGCCTTGGAACAGGATATGGCTGGCCTACACACTTTGGTCAATGACCTGAGTGCTAGAGTTAAGACTTTGGCTACTCAAACTAGGTCAGAGAAAACGATCATGGGCTGGCTCCAGGCGCTAGGACGAGCGTGTCACCTCGATCCTGGCACTGTCTTAATTCAGGATTGAGCACCAGGGAAGTCCCCTTACCTTACTCTACTTTAAATTCTTTGACATGGGTACATGCCAAatctttaagtgtggggtgggggatggtTGTTGTTTTTTTACAATTGTATGGCtttgtttggtatttttggttgctGTTAGTTAACTTCGACTTGGCCCGAAGACGGACACCTCTCGATGGGTCTCTTGAGGGACTTATGTcgaacaaaaaatacaaaagattTTCTTCTGTTAGGTAGTGTATCAActctcccttggtttttctttaaaccacgattcttttccaagggtttccaattgaaccaggtgtagttagtttttttttttagttttggaatttttgggcaaggaaagaaaagaaataggaTCCCTTAACTCCATGGTACCTTGAATAGAGATTACTTTAGTGTGACACTTAGGCTCATTACCGGACTCTAGCAATAAAGCCTTAAATTGTGTGTTCTTGAGTTGGCTTAAGCACCTTGCTTAAGGGATTGCTTAAGCACCTTGCTCAGTGTCTGATTGTCCAAACTGAATTGAGCCATGTGCCATGTGTGAGTGAGGCTTTGTGTATTATATGCTAACACTcaatgcctagaacttgccctatgTGTGTACGAAGCAAAATGGTAGTcttaattgttgtataaagtgaTGTAGGCGTTTCCTTGTTGAACCTATCTATATATGTTTTCACCCACCTGATTCTATATATTCTAGTTAGCCCTTTTGaacctgtaatcctgtttctttggcaaccacattacaagccttacccaagtTGTGAATTGTCTATCTTTTTGAACCCTATCACCTCTTAGAAGCACTTAAATTGTAACGAATAtggaaaagttaaagtgtggggtggtttgTTAGGATTTTGAGTGGAgttaatgaaataaggagaaaggtgcattgtgttaaaaaaaaaataataagatccacttgaattgaaaaagaaaaaaaacttcttgctaagtggtgactcttgatgtaagtGTTCTTAAATAAGTAGGGGGTTTAACGCATTGATGTAAAGGTGGAATGAAGGTTTGACAAAGATATGGGCTTAAAAGTGAAAAATATAGTGAAATGCTTAGGAAGGTGTAGTCACTATACTCATATGTATCCCACTTGTCCCGCAGCCAACATTACaatcaaataaagtcctacttgattctaGACCAAATAGGCTCGATTAGCCGAGTATTAcattatgggcaagcctatggtgcgtTGTTTGTGGCATAAGAATTTCTTTCTTAGGGCGAGCGAAATCTTTCGTATTTGAACTCCTTGGTGTGTGAGTAAAATGACCATGACACAAGTCTGTTTTGTGGTGAGTAGGCacatgattcatgaaggaaaggtaagtctGGACCTCTAACTGAGAGTATGAAAGCCGGTTAGGGACATTACGTGTCTAGAGAGAGTCCACTTTTGAGGTTAGGATGTTACGCTAAGGAAATCTACCTATGTGAAGTATTCTTGGTATAAGGAGTAGGGAAGTGACCCAGTGATGATAGGACCATAGAGTGTGGTTTTGTCACTAGAGGACTAGCAACGGTTTAAGTGTAGGGTGTTGATAGTAGCCTATATTATGCGATGTAGATGCTATTATGCTCTAAATTAACCATACTTTATTGATGTTTTAAGTGCTAAATGATAACTAAATGCTCTAATTGAGGtttttatgctttgcaggagctaCTCCAAGTTAGGAGGAGGATATAGAGTGTTTTAGGGTCAAATATGTAGATACAAGACCAATCGAGAAGAGCCCGGATTAAAACGAGCAAGAAAAGACGAAGAAAAAATGGGCAA
Above is a window of Nicotiana tabacum cultivar K326 chromosome 8, ASM71507v2, whole genome shotgun sequence DNA encoding:
- the LOC142163322 gene encoding uncharacterized protein LOC142163322, which encodes MPTPFPQRLAKQKKEDQYMKFMEMLYQNQLNIPLMDALREMPGYAKMMKNLISRKFDFQDLSTITLTQTCSVVVTRPMAQKMYDLGSFTIPCTIWSYAFAKALFKRSTWILDDVLIQVEKFVFPTNFVILDFQVDDEIPIILGRPFLATRRALIGCETGELKMRLNDEEVIFNVNNP